One stretch of Bosea vaviloviae DNA includes these proteins:
- a CDS encoding SDR family NAD(P)-dependent oxidoreductase yields the protein MFDDIKGKRALVTGACGVIGRWIAETLHEAGATLALTDAKAGELDALAASLNLGPDSFTKPADLTDEASIKALANEIGQRWGAVDILVNNAGIYPSGFLLDTSTEEFDRIFSVNLRAPFILTREIATQMVRKGVKGSIINISSGASRKMRRTAAVYSTSKTALDRLTKGFGVELAEYGIRSNALEPGFAAGSKVSGLTEAHIQSTISQIPLGRPSSREDVGNALLYLASDLSSYVTGATLTVDGGNSIGSLAVHQDKKSAL from the coding sequence ATGTTCGACGACATCAAGGGAAAGCGCGCGCTCGTCACCGGTGCCTGCGGCGTGATCGGGCGCTGGATCGCTGAGACGTTGCACGAGGCCGGCGCGACGCTCGCTCTGACCGACGCGAAAGCCGGCGAGCTCGACGCCTTGGCTGCATCGCTTAACCTTGGTCCCGACAGCTTCACCAAGCCCGCCGACCTGACCGACGAGGCCTCGATCAAGGCACTCGCCAACGAGATCGGCCAGCGCTGGGGCGCGGTCGACATCCTCGTCAACAATGCCGGGATCTATCCCAGCGGCTTCCTGCTCGACACTTCGACGGAGGAGTTCGACCGGATCTTCTCGGTCAATCTGCGTGCGCCCTTCATCCTGACCCGCGAGATCGCGACGCAGATGGTGCGCAAGGGCGTCAAGGGCTCGATCATCAACATCTCCTCGGGAGCCTCGCGCAAGATGCGCCGCACAGCCGCGGTCTATTCGACCTCCAAGACGGCACTCGACCGATTGACCAAGGGTTTTGGCGTCGAGCTCGCCGAGTACGGCATCCGCTCGAATGCGCTCGAACCGGGCTTCGCCGCCGGCAGCAAGGTCAGCGGCCTGACCGAGGCGCATATCCAGAGCACGATCTCGCAGATCCCGCTCGGCCGGCCATCCTCGCGCGAGGATGTCGGCAACGCCTTGCTCTATCTCGCCAGCGATCTCTCATCCTACGTCACCGGCGCGACGCTGACGGTCGATGGCGGCAATTCGATCGGCTCGCTCGCGGTGCATCAGGACAAGAAGAGCGCGCTTTGA